The Nitriliruptor alkaliphilus DSM 45188 genome includes a region encoding these proteins:
- a CDS encoding ring-opening amidohydrolase, with the protein MEWALDEDYRRPPRRSQESAPMPFEVRKIEFKSVNDASGLAALIDDGVFAADDVVAVIGKTEGNGGVNDYTRILADQAYRGVLVDKGTRSEADVKQIPMAWSGGCDGVITPHAVVFARVPDEQGVDVSSGSGSDEMSKRLSVGFAMSDVLLPEDIGRPAMVEKVGEGVKRAMAEAGITDVADVHYVQTKTPLLVQETIADAHSRGETVFTEDTLYSMDVSNGTTGLGVAYGLGEISEVPAADAICKDTSLYSAVASCSSGVELDRAQIVVVGNAAGARSKYRVGHSVMKDALDQDGIWNAIRSAGLDLPDRPHHTDLGDKLVGVFLKCEADASGQLRGRRQLMLDDSDVHHHRQIKGAVGGVTAATVGDSAVFVSVGALHQGPQGGGPVAAIVRVDD; encoded by the coding sequence ATGGAGTGGGCGCTGGACGAGGACTACCGTCGCCCACCCCGCCGCAGCCAGGAGAGTGCACCGATGCCGTTCGAGGTCCGCAAGATCGAGTTCAAGAGCGTCAACGACGCCTCCGGACTCGCCGCCCTCATCGACGACGGGGTGTTCGCGGCCGACGACGTGGTCGCCGTCATCGGCAAGACCGAGGGCAACGGGGGCGTCAACGACTACACCCGCATCCTGGCCGACCAGGCCTACCGCGGCGTGCTGGTGGACAAGGGCACCCGCAGCGAGGCGGACGTCAAGCAGATCCCGATGGCGTGGTCGGGGGGCTGCGACGGCGTCATCACCCCGCACGCGGTCGTCTTCGCCCGCGTCCCCGACGAGCAGGGTGTCGACGTCTCCTCGGGCTCGGGGAGCGATGAGATGTCGAAGCGGTTGTCGGTCGGGTTCGCGATGTCCGACGTGCTCCTGCCCGAGGACATCGGCCGTCCCGCGATGGTCGAGAAGGTCGGCGAGGGCGTGAAGCGCGCCATGGCCGAGGCCGGCATCACCGACGTCGCCGACGTGCACTACGTGCAGACCAAGACCCCGCTGCTGGTCCAGGAGACCATCGCCGACGCGCACAGCCGCGGCGAGACGGTCTTCACCGAGGACACCCTGTACTCCATGGACGTCTCCAACGGCACCACGGGCCTCGGCGTGGCCTACGGCCTCGGCGAGATCAGCGAGGTGCCTGCGGCCGACGCGATCTGCAAGGACACCTCGCTGTACTCGGCCGTCGCCTCGTGCTCCTCGGGTGTCGAACTCGACCGCGCCCAGATCGTGGTCGTCGGCAACGCTGCCGGTGCGCGCTCGAAGTACCGCGTCGGGCACAGCGTGATGAAGGACGCGCTCGACCAGGACGGCATCTGGAACGCGATCCGCTCTGCCGGCCTCGATCTGCCCGACCGGCCGCACCACACCGACCTCGGTGACAAGCTCGTGGGCGTGTTCCTCAAGTGCGAGGCCGACGCGAGCGGTCAGCTGCGCGGTCGTCGCCAGCTGATGCTCGACGACTCCGACGTCCACCACCACCGTCAGATCAAGGGTGCGGTCGGTGGCGTGACCGCAGCGACCGTCGGCGACTCGGCCGTGTTCGTCTCGGTCGGTGCCCTGCACCAGGGCCCCCAGGGTGGCGGTCCCGTCGCCGCGATCGTCCGCGTCGACGACTGA
- a CDS encoding PucR family transcriptional regulator — protein MIDPASDVPGAPLGGALALREVLTTPTLTGSRVLAGAAGLERPVERLNVMEVPDITRWVKPHEFLLTTAYPLRGRPETLPGLIADLDDAGLAGLGIKLGRYLDEAPADMIEAAEARGFPLVQLPDDVGFDEILNEVLTAILHRQAQLLARSERVHRAFLQLVLNGHGLPEIARDLAELITAPAVIVDLDGRPLAHAGLDQLGIEDPARVVLDPGGATVCVDGERVACTAVRISAGPREHGHVVALSRGEAPTDDLVALENAATVAALALTQRLEVRAVEDKYRSDLMHDLLREVDDPDDARRRAAGFGWDLDRRLIVLVVRLDTPPEPVIPDEITRRTPLVGAMRRAILDRDPTAAIARFSHEAVIVTAAFDGPDGRDEARRFSRRLIDDAIRTVEGTLSAGLSRPVETITDISRAYEQATRALVIGRGIHGPGALAHFDDLGAYRVLSLVEDHAELRSFATEVLGELAADTDNAEDLRRTLQTLLDTGGNVAEAARQLHFHYNTLRYRVDKLESIVGPFTTDARIRLDVHLALMVFAMRGLDGRS, from the coding sequence GTGATCGATCCTGCGTCCGACGTCCCCGGCGCCCCGCTCGGCGGCGCGCTCGCGCTCCGCGAGGTGCTGACCACGCCGACGCTGACCGGCTCACGCGTCCTCGCAGGCGCAGCCGGGCTGGAGCGTCCGGTCGAACGACTCAACGTCATGGAGGTCCCCGACATCACGCGGTGGGTCAAGCCGCACGAGTTCCTGTTGACCACCGCCTACCCGCTGCGAGGTCGGCCCGAGACGCTGCCCGGTCTGATCGCGGACCTCGACGACGCCGGGCTCGCCGGGCTCGGCATCAAGCTCGGCCGCTACCTCGACGAGGCACCGGCCGACATGATCGAAGCCGCCGAGGCACGCGGGTTCCCGCTCGTGCAGCTCCCCGACGACGTCGGGTTCGACGAGATCCTCAACGAGGTCCTGACCGCGATCCTCCACCGCCAGGCGCAGCTGCTCGCCCGGTCCGAACGCGTGCACCGGGCGTTCCTGCAGCTGGTCCTCAACGGCCACGGGCTCCCCGAGATCGCCCGCGACCTCGCGGAGCTGATCACCGCACCGGCGGTGATCGTCGACCTCGACGGGCGCCCGCTGGCACACGCCGGGCTGGACCAGCTCGGCATCGAGGACCCGGCCCGGGTGGTGCTCGATCCAGGCGGCGCGACCGTCTGTGTGGACGGCGAGCGGGTGGCGTGCACCGCGGTCCGCATCTCCGCGGGGCCACGGGAGCACGGCCACGTCGTCGCCCTGTCACGTGGCGAGGCACCCACCGACGACCTCGTGGCCCTGGAGAACGCGGCGACGGTCGCCGCACTGGCGTTGACCCAGCGCCTCGAGGTGCGGGCCGTCGAGGACAAGTACCGCTCGGACCTCATGCACGACCTGCTGCGCGAAGTGGACGATCCGGACGACGCGCGACGCCGGGCCGCCGGGTTCGGGTGGGACCTCGACCGCCGCCTGATCGTGCTGGTGGTGCGGCTGGACACCCCGCCGGAACCGGTCATCCCCGACGAGATCACCCGTCGCACCCCGCTGGTCGGGGCGATGCGCCGCGCCATCCTCGACCGGGACCCGACCGCGGCCATCGCCCGGTTCAGCCACGAGGCGGTCATCGTGACCGCAGCGTTCGACGGACCCGATGGCCGTGACGAGGCGCGACGGTTCTCCCGGCGGCTGATCGACGACGCGATCCGGACGGTCGAGGGCACCCTGTCGGCCGGGCTGTCGCGACCGGTCGAGACGATCACCGACATCAGCCGGGCCTACGAGCAGGCCACCCGCGCCCTGGTCATCGGCCGCGGGATCCACGGCCCCGGGGCGCTGGCGCACTTCGACGACCTCGGCGCGTACCGGGTGCTGTCCCTGGTGGAGGACCACGCCGAGCTGCGCAGCTTCGCGACCGAGGTCCTCGGCGAGCTGGCCGCCGACACCGACAACGCCGAGGACCTGCGCCGCACGCTGCAGACCCTGCTGGACACCGGCGGCAACGTCGCCGAGGCCGCCCGCCAGCTGCACTTCCACTACAACACGCTGCGCTACCGGGTCGACAAGCTCGAGTCGATCGTGGGGCCGTTCACCACCGATGCGCGGATCCGCCTCGACGTCCACCTCGCGCTGATGGTGTTCGCCATGCGCGGCCTCGACGGCCGCAGCTGA
- the ilvC gene encoding ketol-acid reductoisomerase, giving the protein MAATIFYDQDADLSLIQGRTVAVLGYGSQGHAHALNLRDSGVDVRVGLRPGSASRAKAEEAGLKVLDTNAAAAEADVVVILAPDTVQKQMWHDGLADQLTEGDALVFGHGFNVHYGWIDPPAGIDVFLVAPKSPGHIARRTYEQGQGVPGLVAVHQDATGTALQLGVSYAAALGLTRAGVLQTTFAEETETDLFGEQAVLCGGVSHLVQAGFETLVEAGYQPEAAYFETLHELKLIVDMIFEGGLSWMRYSVSETAEYGDYVSGPRVIDDRAKQAMRDILTDIQDGTFAAALADEWEGGAKTFEANRAAGKDHQIEQVGRKVRDMIPFITTPTEGF; this is encoded by the coding sequence GTGGCTGCCACCATCTTCTACGACCAGGACGCTGACCTCTCGCTGATCCAGGGCCGCACGGTCGCGGTCCTCGGGTACGGCTCCCAGGGGCACGCCCACGCGCTCAACCTGCGTGACTCGGGGGTGGACGTGCGGGTGGGGCTGCGGCCGGGTTCGGCCTCGCGGGCCAAGGCCGAGGAAGCGGGCCTCAAGGTGTTGGACACCAACGCTGCCGCGGCCGAGGCCGACGTGGTGGTGATCCTGGCCCCCGACACCGTGCAGAAGCAGATGTGGCACGACGGGTTGGCCGACCAGCTCACCGAGGGCGACGCGCTGGTGTTCGGCCACGGGTTCAACGTGCACTACGGCTGGATCGACCCGCCGGCGGGGATCGATGTGTTCCTGGTGGCACCCAAGTCGCCGGGCCACATCGCCCGCCGCACCTACGAACAGGGTCAGGGGGTGCCCGGGCTGGTCGCGGTGCACCAGGACGCCACCGGCACCGCCCTGCAGCTGGGGGTCTCCTACGCCGCAGCGCTGGGGTTGACCCGGGCCGGGGTGCTGCAGACCACCTTCGCCGAGGAGACCGAGACCGACCTGTTCGGTGAGCAGGCCGTGCTGTGCGGCGGGGTGTCCCACCTGGTCCAGGCCGGGTTCGAGACGTTGGTCGAGGCCGGCTACCAGCCCGAAGCGGCCTACTTCGAGACCCTCCACGAGCTCAAGCTCATCGTGGACATGATCTTCGAGGGCGGCCTGTCCTGGATGCGCTACTCGGTCTCGGAGACCGCCGAGTACGGCGACTACGTCTCCGGCCCGCGCGTGATCGACGACCGCGCCAAGCAGGCCATGCGCGACATCCTCACCGACATCCAGGACGGCACCTTCGCCGCGGCGCTCGCCGACGAATGGGAGGGCGGCGCCAAGACCTTCGAAGCCAACCGTGCCGCGGGCAAGGACCACCAGATCGAACAGGTCGGCCGCAAGGTCCGCGACATGATCCCCTTCATCACCACCCCCACCGAAGGGTTCTAG
- a CDS encoding sulfite exporter TauE/SafE family protein: protein MALLDAALILLAAVGAGAMNAVVGAGTLITFPTLLALGFPPVVANVSNTVGLVPGSVAGAYAYRATLSGRAPLLRRLVVVSGIGGVLGGALLLALPPGAFELVVPPLLVLSGVLAAIQPRVAAWVVRRRAAAAPAIPAAESPPTATPALLHVSPLLLAGVAATGVYGGYFGAAQGVILLAILGVFVGGAMNDVNGIKNVLAGVANLVSAALFIAIADVDWSVAGLVAVGATIGGGLGGRYGRRLHPGPLRALVVTVAFVAAGWQLAT, encoded by the coding sequence GTGGCGCTGCTCGACGCGGCCCTGATCCTGCTCGCCGCCGTCGGCGCGGGCGCGATGAACGCGGTCGTCGGCGCCGGCACGCTGATCACCTTCCCGACCCTGCTCGCGCTCGGCTTCCCCCCGGTCGTCGCGAACGTGTCCAACACCGTCGGGCTCGTGCCCGGATCGGTCGCCGGCGCCTACGCCTACCGTGCCACGCTGAGCGGCCGTGCACCGCTGCTGCGCCGGTTGGTGGTGGTCTCCGGCATCGGCGGCGTCCTCGGTGGGGCGCTGCTGCTCGCGCTCCCCCCCGGTGCGTTCGAGCTGGTGGTTCCGCCGTTGCTGGTGCTCTCGGGGGTGCTCGCCGCGATCCAGCCGCGGGTCGCGGCGTGGGTCGTCCGCCGACGCGCGGCCGCGGCGCCCGCCATCCCTGCGGCCGAGAGCCCTCCCACCGCCACGCCGGCTCTGCTGCACGTCAGCCCGCTGCTGCTGGCCGGGGTGGCGGCGACCGGGGTGTACGGGGGCTACTTCGGTGCGGCGCAGGGCGTCATCCTGCTCGCCATCCTCGGTGTCTTCGTCGGCGGCGCCATGAACGACGTCAACGGCATCAAGAACGTCCTGGCGGGCGTGGCCAACCTCGTCTCCGCCGCCCTGTTCATCGCCATCGCTGACGTCGACTGGTCGGTGGCGGGCCTCGTCGCGGTCGGTGCCACCATCGGCGGCGGCCTCGGTGGCCGCTACGGGCGGCGCCTGCATCCCGGGCCGCTCCGCGCCCTGGTGGTCACCGTCGCGTTCGTCGCCGCCGGGTGGCAGCTGGCGACCTGA